One segment of Lytechinus variegatus isolate NC3 chromosome 13, Lvar_3.0, whole genome shotgun sequence DNA contains the following:
- the LOC121426375 gene encoding galanin receptor 2a-like, producing the protein MDTMDIAGVSEEMKIESSAAFSDFYETTSDANSTDGAVPAVWSWEPITWKWWEILQLILAIAGIVGNFLVMLVLFRVKRKLCSTDTLIAGLAVADFLTSVFIIPHARVETVPQSIAAQLYCRIIQSNSLMWTSICASIFTLTTISIERLMAVRYPFTFQRFFTPRTTALIICSIWLIAFLINTVSFYVHYVVDGKCAFGFSTPSFQKFIGVFYFIAEYLVPVFIMILAHVLTIRTLRERAQVRLHSSEHQSQRPNNRLLQARRRVIEMLFIVVVIFIICWTPDQFGFLAFTVGIIDFSHFNSPIYRSFVVLAFVNSCANPVIYAARNPNFRKALKELCGTVPSLRLQSVFAAIDETSNISTDTSATKLSSVDKVIV; encoded by the coding sequence ATGGATACCATGGATATTGCAGGAGTTtctgaagaaatgaaaatagaatcATCAGCAGCCTTTTCTGACTTTTATGAAACGACATCAGATGCAAACTCAACCGACGGAGCGGTACCGGCCGTGTGGTCCTGGGAACCCATAACTTGGAAGTGGTGGGAAATCCTTCAGTTGATCCTTGCCATCGCCGGCATCGTCGGTAACTTCTTGGTGATGTTGGTTCTCTTCCGGGTCAAGCGGAAGCTCTGTTCTACCGATACCCTGATCGCTGGCTTGGCCGTGGCTGACTTCTTGACCTCGGTGTTCATCATCCCTCACGCTCGCGTGGAGACGGTTCCTCAGAGCATAGCTGCACAGCTCTACTGTCGAATCATCCAATCCAATTCCTTGATGTGGACATCCATCTGCGCTTCCATCTTCACCTTAACAACCATCTCAATCGAAAGGCTGATGGCTGTGAGGTACCCATTCACATTTCAACGTTTCTTTACACCTAGAACAACCGCTCTTATCATCTGCAGTATCTGGCTGATCGCCTTCCTCATCAACACCGTCAGTTTCTACGTACACTACGTTGTCGATGGAAAGTGTGCCTTCGGATTCTCGACCCCATCTTTCCAAAAGTTCATAGGAGTCTTCTACTTCATCGCCGAGTACTTGGTGCCCGTCTTCATCATGATCCTCGCCCACGTTCTTACGATCAGAACCCTTCGTGAGCGCGCCCAGGTTAGGCTACACTCTTCAGAACATCAAAGCCAACGCCCAAACAATCGACTCCTGCAGGCTCGACGTCGCGTAATTGAAATGCTTTTTATCGTTGtcgtcattttcatcatctgCTGGACACCCGATCAGTTTGGATTCCTCGCTTTCACCGTGGGTATTATCGATTTCTCGCACTTCAACAGCCCCATCTACCGTTCCTTTGTAGTCCTTGCTTTCGTCAACTCCTGTGCAAACCCTGTAATCTATGCAGCCAGGAACCCAAACTTTAGAAAGGCGCTCAAAGAACTCTGTGGGACCGTGCCGTCTCTCAGACTCCAGTCTGTGTTTGCAGCCATTGATGAGACTAGCAATATCTCTACTGATACAAGTGCTACTAAACTATCTTCTGTTGACAAAGTAATCGtgtaa